From Musa acuminata AAA Group cultivar baxijiao chromosome BXJ3-8, Cavendish_Baxijiao_AAA, whole genome shotgun sequence, one genomic window encodes:
- the LOC103973459 gene encoding transcription factor TCP20-like, whose amino-acid sequence MEVSLTASTFQLCSVLSAQLCEKFRLFPSCLPLMEPKSSAKLLQEVPKFHQAMGLLRSDKREPAAASSVAENIDLFPSIASGGRELQVVPAAAEKDEQRRQLAPKRSSYKDRHTKVDGRGRRIRMPVLCAARVFQLTRELGHKSDGETIQWLLQQAEPAIIAATGSGTVPASALAAAAAAGGPMSHSSATVLAGLHRKLDEVDQGAATAVRPIWAMVGGSGVPRLHPGLWPPPQMGGFNSGLLHSTAAASSNSNLGAGGSGDGSVGSFMQKMGLLHGMELPSPNIGTMSFASKFGGYGQQLPGLELGLSQDGHMGVLDPQALGQFYQQMATERVGAGADGSGQLQQPQQRPARQAEDDSQGSED is encoded by the coding sequence ATGGAGGTGAGCCTCACAGCATCAACGTTTCAACTCTGCTCGGTTCTTTCTGCGCAACTCTGCGAAAAATTCCGCCTTTTCCCCTCCTGCCTCCCTCTCATGGAGCCCAAGAGTTCTGCCAAGTTGCTCCAAGAGGTGCCCAAGTTCCACCAGGCTATGGGCCTCCTACGGTCAGACAAGAGAGAACCCGCCGCAGCTTCCTCAGTAGCAGAAAATATCGACCTTTTTCCTTCCATAGCCTCAGGCGGGAGGGAGTTGCAAGTGGTGCCGGCAGCGGCGGAGAAGGACGAGCAAAGGCGGCAGCTTGCGCCCAAGAGGAGTTCTTACAAGGACCGGCACACAAAAGTTGACGGCAGAGGGAGACGGATCAGGATGCCCGTCCTCTGCGCTGCCAGGGTCTTTCAGCTCACCCGAGAACTGGGTCACAAGTCTGATGGGGAGACAATCCAGTGGCTCCTCCAGCAAGCGGAGCCCGCCATCATAGCCGCCACAGGCTCGGGCACCGTCCCGGCATCGgccctcgccgccgccgccgccgccggtggCCCCATGTCCCATTCGAGCGCCACTGTCCTTGCCGGGCTCCATCGGAAGCTTGATGAAGTGGATCAGGGAGCCGCCACAGCCGTGCGGCCTATCTGGGCCATGGTTGGGGGTTCTGGCGTCCCTCGGTTGCACCCTGGGTTATGGCCGCCGCCGCAAATGGGTGGGTTTAACTCCGGATTACTGCATTCAACAGCGGCCGCCTCATCCAACTCGAACCTTGGGGCCGGAGGCAGCGGCGACGGATCGGTAGGCAGCTTCATGCAGAAGATGGGATTATTGCATGGAATGGAATTGCCCAGCCCCAACATCGGCACGATGAGTTTTGCATCAAAGTTCGGTGGGTATGGGCAACAGCTGCCCGGACTGGAGCTCGGTCTCTCGCAAGATGGGCATATGGGAGTGTTGGATCCGCAGGCCTTGGGTCAGTTCTATCAGCAGATGGCAACGGAGAGGGTGGGAGCCGGCGCTGATGGCAGTGGGCAATTGCAACAGCCGCAGCAGCGACCGGCTCGTCAGGCAGAGGATGATTCACAGGGGTCAGAAGACTAG